The Arthrobacter alpinus genome contains a region encoding:
- a CDS encoding GDSL-type esterase/lipase family protein: MKTLNVAASAMLAFSLLAGAAVVATDTAQAASSTQVPVVDGYTGSFYYSNLEARSALGQPKTNKTCPYPNGLLSCQQGFANGSIVWSQKTGAQYTTGAIDAAWAQVGGRTGYLGHSLQSPRSSTQNGVYQFFERGAIYWTAATGAQISYGGIRSTWGNLGFEKGALGYPLTNETVGYKTGGVYQRYQGGTIIWSERTGAHAMLPGDIAARYNELGGPDGILGYPTGEKYRINDGWGQAFANGRILWGPNIGAKVVDENTYRIWAGNPSQFGWPTTDNWAGADGIHTKFQKTETVWNQTTNRLYSAQVAGPNSVVMIGDSQLDGDSYTEQAARALGMTDQIQLAYGGMGYVASNPVAGGSGPFAIDSNHVLLPGGTPGLVIVNLGGNDARLNVPLPDVAKQATLMWKELRAKYPQSKIVVNGVMSRTDASHTQRRAVDQIIVQTATAQGIETISLAGMATKAGADGLYQDGVHLTQAGHNLLAKSYLTELSKHF, encoded by the coding sequence GCATCAGCAATGCTCGCGTTCTCACTCCTAGCAGGCGCCGCGGTCGTTGCCACGGACACGGCCCAAGCAGCTAGCTCCACCCAAGTCCCAGTGGTTGATGGGTATACCGGGAGCTTTTACTACTCCAATCTGGAGGCCCGGTCCGCTCTTGGCCAGCCCAAGACCAACAAAACGTGCCCCTATCCCAATGGGCTGTTGTCCTGCCAGCAAGGTTTCGCCAATGGCTCCATTGTTTGGTCACAAAAGACCGGAGCTCAATACACAACCGGTGCCATCGACGCAGCATGGGCCCAGGTAGGAGGACGAACAGGCTATCTAGGACATTCCCTGCAGAGCCCCAGGTCCAGTACCCAGAACGGTGTCTACCAGTTCTTTGAAAGAGGAGCTATTTATTGGACGGCCGCGACCGGTGCTCAGATCTCCTACGGTGGTATTCGCTCAACGTGGGGCAACCTGGGCTTCGAGAAAGGCGCCCTAGGCTATCCCCTGACCAATGAGACGGTGGGCTATAAGACGGGTGGTGTTTATCAGCGCTACCAGGGCGGAACAATTATCTGGTCAGAAAGAACTGGCGCTCATGCCATGCTTCCGGGAGACATAGCAGCCCGGTACAACGAACTCGGTGGCCCTGACGGAATCCTTGGCTATCCGACAGGGGAAAAGTATCGGATCAATGACGGATGGGGCCAAGCCTTTGCCAACGGCCGCATCCTTTGGGGCCCCAACATTGGTGCCAAGGTGGTCGATGAAAATACCTACCGAATCTGGGCGGGAAATCCCAGCCAATTCGGGTGGCCGACCACCGACAACTGGGCCGGAGCTGATGGTATTCACACCAAGTTCCAGAAGACCGAAACAGTCTGGAATCAAACAACCAACCGGCTCTACTCCGCGCAGGTGGCAGGGCCGAATTCTGTGGTGATGATTGGAGACTCCCAGCTCGATGGAGATTCCTATACAGAACAGGCCGCGCGGGCCTTGGGTATGACCGATCAAATCCAGCTAGCTTACGGGGGCATGGGATACGTCGCCTCCAACCCGGTAGCTGGAGGTTCCGGACCGTTCGCTATCGACAGCAACCACGTTCTGCTACCAGGAGGAACGCCGGGCCTGGTCATTGTGAACCTGGGCGGCAATGATGCCCGGCTCAACGTCCCGCTGCCTGACGTCGCCAAGCAAGCCACGCTGATGTGGAAAGAATTGCGAGCGAAGTACCCGCAGTCAAAGATTGTGGTTAACGGGGTCATGTCCCGTACGGATGCCTCTCACACACAACGCAGGGCAGTCGACCAGATCATTGTCCAAACAGCCACGGCACAAGGGATCGAGACGATTTCACTGGCAGGGATGGCAACAAAAGCCGGGGCAGACGGCCTGTACCAAGACGGCGTACACCTCACACAGGCAGGCCACAACCTTCTCGCAAAATCGTACTTGACCGAACTGAGCAAGCACTTCTAA
- a CDS encoding class F sortase produces MGLVGIGIVAMGLLGAGSTPSYVPAPAIEKPFSPTEPDTFTGPTALPAQDKPMGSMELSVPSVGLRISIVDGGLDAQGRMILPEPDQSAFYTGAAPIGSSTGSTVVAGHVNHEDASPAPMGQLTKIEKGAPIFITDSSGKVHRYKAVEATLYGKHALPSSFFRTDGDPQLVLLTCGGAIGPLDGVVNFLDNAAVVAVPWP; encoded by the coding sequence ATGGGATTAGTTGGAATCGGGATCGTGGCCATGGGCCTTCTGGGGGCAGGCAGCACCCCCAGCTATGTCCCGGCACCGGCTATTGAGAAGCCTTTTTCCCCTACCGAACCTGACACGTTCACAGGCCCAACAGCATTACCTGCCCAAGACAAGCCGATGGGTTCGATGGAACTCTCCGTTCCCTCAGTTGGCCTTCGGATCTCCATCGTGGACGGGGGACTAGATGCGCAAGGGCGCATGATTCTCCCTGAACCTGATCAGTCAGCTTTCTACACGGGTGCTGCCCCGATTGGATCGTCAACAGGTTCCACCGTTGTTGCAGGACACGTCAATCATGAGGATGCCTCCCCGGCTCCTATGGGTCAGCTCACCAAAATTGAGAAGGGGGCACCTATCTTCATTACCGACTCTTCAGGGAAGGTTCACCGCTACAAGGCTGTTGAAGCCACCCTGTACGGGAAGCATGCACTACCTTCAAGCTTCTTTCGCACGGACGGAGATCCGCAGCTGGTTTTGTTGACGTGCGGCGGAGCTATTGGGCCCCTCGATGGTGTCGTGAATTTCCTGGATAACGCTGCGGTCGTCGCTGTCCCTTGGCCGTAA
- a CDS encoding vWA domain-containing protein, whose translation MEFQGNSTKGARTVAPSKKKNGWARSAAATVMATAILTSGGISAATMATASPAPDAAAVNPGACSMDLGVVLDSTYSFTQAEYDNTKQQAANFVTALGQGPGMNLSGSAFGYTAPLWGNGTSTDVGHMNEANTKEENKSFYGTDISSSAGATDASNRFLGFTRESYASSNTNWEAGLRSMQGKGLKKIVFITDGVPNAWGSTEADLGSIPGNVFINQQAMDGASRAIADLKAEGVEIIPLFIKTSEPRMHGINDPVSPSSTADIEKAMRLIDPNFTVSKALDVDQIAAKMLADVTASCEPGLALDKSHSYDDTNKDGKPNAGDTLVYKFEVTNTGSTPLNTLELVDEKLSSLGITWAYPAGFSGTLAPGESVTATAAPYIITAADEWAGEIHNVATVTGKNPWNPDKNPPKQTDTDDQPVVSPPPAIDLVKSIKEVKDVNENGITDKGDTVVYGFKGTNTGTVPLTDVVLTDDMLSKVSPTPVAVLTQEDFKGTLAPGASTTWTSGEYTITQADVDLGLIHNTAVLDGIGVDKDKTPVKDTDEAKVNPDQKPAIDLEKTAHLNDTNNDGDADAGETINYDFVATNTGNVTLASIELTDKMLDDAKIEIKAPEDFKATLAPGESVTFQSGSYTVTEKDASAGAVVNEATVTGKPPVGPDGKEKPPVTDTDEAKVPSVPTPAPVAPANVVPVVQAGSVATETGVNPALLIGGGTLGAAALALGGVALYRRNKSSAEELTDTK comes from the coding sequence ATGGAATTTCAGGGCAACTCAACAAAAGGCGCCAGGACTGTGGCTCCAAGCAAGAAGAAGAATGGTTGGGCTCGTTCGGCAGCGGCTACGGTCATGGCCACAGCAATTTTGACCAGTGGCGGAATCTCAGCAGCCACCATGGCCACTGCATCACCGGCACCCGACGCGGCGGCCGTCAATCCCGGGGCATGCAGTATGGATCTGGGAGTAGTGCTGGACTCTACTTACTCCTTCACCCAGGCGGAGTACGACAATACAAAACAGCAGGCCGCCAACTTCGTTACTGCCCTGGGCCAAGGACCAGGAATGAACCTTTCCGGATCAGCCTTTGGCTATACCGCTCCCTTGTGGGGCAATGGCACGAGCACTGACGTCGGACATATGAACGAGGCCAACACCAAGGAAGAAAACAAAAGCTTCTACGGAACGGACATTTCCTCCTCAGCCGGTGCTACCGATGCGAGCAATCGCTTCCTCGGATTCACCCGGGAAAGTTACGCCTCATCAAACACCAACTGGGAAGCAGGACTCCGGTCCATGCAGGGCAAGGGCCTGAAGAAGATCGTTTTCATCACCGATGGTGTGCCCAATGCTTGGGGATCTACCGAAGCTGATCTGGGCTCGATCCCCGGCAATGTATTCATCAACCAGCAGGCAATGGATGGGGCATCTCGTGCAATTGCTGACCTGAAGGCCGAAGGCGTGGAAATCATTCCACTGTTCATCAAAACCTCAGAGCCTCGCATGCACGGTATTAACGATCCGGTAAGTCCCTCCTCGACCGCCGACATCGAGAAGGCGATGCGACTCATCGACCCAAACTTCACCGTCAGTAAGGCCCTGGACGTCGATCAGATCGCAGCGAAAATGCTCGCTGACGTCACCGCTAGCTGTGAGCCCGGGTTGGCTCTGGATAAGTCCCACAGCTACGACGACACCAACAAGGACGGCAAGCCGAACGCTGGCGACACCCTGGTGTACAAGTTCGAGGTCACCAACACCGGCTCCACCCCCTTGAACACCCTGGAGTTGGTCGATGAGAAGCTTTCTTCACTGGGTATCACATGGGCTTACCCGGCAGGATTCTCTGGCACCTTGGCACCGGGTGAGTCAGTGACCGCGACAGCAGCTCCTTACATCATCACCGCAGCCGATGAGTGGGCCGGCGAAATTCACAACGTCGCCACCGTGACCGGCAAGAACCCGTGGAATCCCGACAAGAACCCTCCGAAGCAGACTGATACTGACGATCAGCCGGTCGTTAGCCCGCCTCCGGCCATTGACTTGGTGAAGTCCATCAAGGAAGTCAAGGACGTCAACGAGAACGGGATCACCGATAAGGGTGACACCGTTGTTTACGGCTTCAAGGGAACGAACACCGGCACAGTTCCACTGACAGACGTTGTACTCACTGATGACATGCTCTCCAAGGTTTCACCCACACCAGTGGCAGTGCTCACCCAGGAGGACTTCAAGGGAACTCTCGCCCCCGGCGCGTCAACTACCTGGACTTCAGGGGAATACACGATCACACAGGCTGATGTTGATCTGGGCCTGATCCACAACACCGCCGTTCTCGATGGCATTGGCGTTGATAAGGACAAGACTCCGGTCAAAGACACCGACGAGGCCAAGGTCAACCCTGACCAGAAGCCCGCCATTGATCTGGAGAAGACCGCTCACTTGAACGACACGAACAATGACGGTGACGCCGATGCGGGCGAGACCATCAACTACGACTTCGTCGCCACTAACACCGGCAACGTCACCCTGGCCAGTATCGAGCTGACGGACAAAATGTTGGACGATGCCAAGATCGAGATCAAGGCACCGGAAGATTTCAAAGCCACGTTGGCACCAGGTGAGTCCGTAACGTTCCAGTCCGGTTCCTACACCGTGACGGAAAAGGACGCCTCAGCCGGTGCAGTCGTGAATGAAGCCACCGTCACCGGCAAGCCCCCGGTTGGCCCTGACGGCAAGGAAAAGCCCCCGGTCACGGACACCGACGAAGCAAAGGTACCTTCCGTACCTACTCCCGCGCCCGTTGCTCCGGCAAACGTTGTGCCGGTAGTGCAGGCAGGCTCCGTGGCCACTGAAACCGGTGTGAATCCCGCACTGCTCATCGGTGGTGGCACCTTGGGCGCAGCAGCACTCGCCCTGGGAGGCGTAGCCCTCTACCGTCGCAACAAGTCCTCCGCCGAGGAATTGACCGACACCAAGTAA
- a CDS encoding LPXTG cell wall anchor domain-containing protein: protein MGKHTLQKTRNFPKLYRTAGVAIAIPLIGLGSAAASLADTGTEVKPVEQAFEVSALQLPEASNAPALEAAQKSADTDALPAVEAAITAEVSVEDSTLAEPLEGEETDPPVIPPVDPPIDPTDPPVIPPVDPPIDPTDPPVTPPVDPPVTPPVTPRVAPVVVPTVPTNVSPELPQQPAIQLPGNQVQVPVRSYPVEGAYVPVANTTQTQAGQQLANTGADGTAIAILGAGGIALGSGAMLVAKRRSKPKHAS from the coding sequence ATGGGAAAACACACACTCCAAAAAACTCGAAACTTCCCCAAGCTCTACCGGACAGCAGGAGTAGCCATCGCAATCCCCCTGATCGGGTTGGGATCAGCCGCGGCCTCCCTCGCCGACACCGGCACCGAAGTAAAACCAGTCGAGCAGGCCTTCGAAGTCTCCGCCCTGCAGTTGCCAGAAGCCTCCAATGCACCCGCGCTTGAAGCAGCTCAAAAGTCGGCAGATACAGATGCTCTTCCCGCTGTCGAAGCAGCCATCACAGCCGAGGTATCTGTTGAGGATTCCACACTCGCTGAACCACTTGAGGGGGAAGAAACAGACCCGCCTGTTATCCCGCCCGTCGATCCTCCTATTGACCCCACAGACCCGCCAGTGATTCCTCCGGTGGATCCGCCCATTGATCCAACGGACCCTCCGGTCACTCCACCGGTTGACCCTCCAGTAACTCCCCCAGTTACACCTCGCGTCGCTCCTGTGGTGGTTCCGACTGTTCCCACCAACGTCAGCCCCGAGCTTCCTCAGCAGCCGGCTATCCAGTTACCAGGGAACCAGGTGCAAGTACCTGTGCGAAGCTACCCGGTGGAAGGCGCCTACGTTCCGGTGGCCAACACCACCCAGACCCAGGCTGGCCAGCAGCTCGCCAATACGGGGGCTGACGGAACAGCAATTGCAATCCTCGGTGCCGGAGGAATCGCACTGGGTTCAGGGGCCATGCTGGTCGCTAAACGACGCAGCAAGCCCAAGCACGCTTCATAA
- the mobF gene encoding MobF family relaxase — MSIDYYFSTISNSDGQIKGVRDLTAYYTDSGDPAGKWFGAGLAGLSLNAGDRVEKFQAKRLFQDSKDPLTGELLGRSQIKATTAPEGAQSPSGQTVKKTREAVAGFDITFSVPKSVSVLWAISTPEVQAKLLAAHRQAMAESLAWLEENVIQTRTGHGGVAKVEVTGLIGSSFDHWDSRAGDPQLHTHAVIANRVQRVSDGQWATLDSYTLHKYVVATSEKYNNLLFDAVYRETGAVAEQRGQEPTIVPSPEGNLAVSDAVEESGKIRVELAGVPNELIEEFSTRSRAIENEKNRLLKEWEDSNGRPAPTEVIIRLRQQATLSTRTAKVSDAQPLAVKMTNWRERTRALGLNPKQVVAAAIGHETTVFESGAITYSAVLEIAGHVLAQTAHKRATFNQANLIATTEKLLTTIRCASASERNEITHQIVEAATGMAASLTPRASRYMDDADAVLTNRGHSIFDSPETAIFASKQLMNDEAFLMGLAANEAGPSLPDPSKVQEALGNVLVGDNHHLSSDQARAALEVLTSKQTLTAIIGPAGTGKTTTMRGIKELWEAHHSPGSIVGLAPSAVAAAVLGEEVGIATDNTAKWLYESVGDGAARRTQRYFQATAAITATENSIKAARSQSATSTPAQRTAQAEKIRQLTRKRQAHAATVAKCVAEQSKYTLRQGQLLIVDEASMAGTTTLAELGAQADRAGAKVLLVGDPAQLESVEAGGILGWMERDHNASHLNQVFRFKADWEKKASLQLREGIIDVLDDYEEEQRLHYSEQGTAAGAAYKAWLTDTTGEPGKSSILIAADNESVGELNLQAQADLTALGRINLDVTVDVRNATAGVGDVLLARQNDRKLKDANGAFIKNGSRLVITEINLDGTIAATREETGATIQLGPDYLAANTELGYAVTAHRAQGVTVDTGHCLVKDGLSRELFYVSMTRGREGNHAYIDVTPDDELHSPDEWNLFHQMVPTQGREILEGVLNNRNAALTAHETLAIEEGKANDLATMVSEYEYATTAIATESFTTWLTANGGQDILHQIQRAPEWARLISAWSQADHNGLTSETAELPPPELLTHLRSLPANGSADAELIDSLLPKSTAANSSDQQILNDLDRRITTRIDYLTKTALSESKKYETIPLGYRYEVARLDAIWTEVSEQSPSDTILGRTPPKSDWRLSRYYKHLKEQLPDLTAPIPEMIDQPWNTEEDLKERLADQGYLDLLDQTLHPNIVAGSARETDADQFDPTLQLPGQDNAAGLDI, encoded by the coding sequence ATGAGTATCGACTACTACTTCTCAACGATCTCAAATAGCGATGGTCAAATAAAAGGAGTCCGAGATTTAACCGCCTATTACACAGATAGCGGAGACCCTGCAGGAAAATGGTTTGGTGCAGGCCTTGCAGGACTTTCTTTGAACGCTGGCGACAGAGTAGAAAAGTTTCAGGCCAAGCGACTATTCCAGGACTCCAAAGACCCACTCACTGGTGAACTTCTAGGGCGATCGCAGATCAAGGCAACGACCGCACCGGAAGGAGCACAAAGCCCTAGCGGACAGACTGTGAAGAAAACCCGTGAGGCCGTGGCAGGGTTCGACATCACCTTCTCAGTCCCCAAATCCGTCTCCGTCCTGTGGGCCATTTCCACCCCAGAGGTCCAGGCCAAGCTCTTGGCAGCTCACCGCCAGGCCATGGCAGAATCATTGGCCTGGTTGGAAGAGAACGTCATCCAGACGAGGACCGGTCACGGCGGTGTTGCGAAGGTCGAAGTCACAGGCCTGATTGGCAGTTCCTTTGACCATTGGGACTCACGGGCAGGGGATCCCCAGCTCCACACCCACGCAGTGATTGCCAACCGCGTCCAAAGAGTTTCAGACGGCCAATGGGCAACCTTAGATTCCTACACACTGCACAAGTACGTCGTGGCGACCAGCGAAAAATACAACAACTTACTCTTCGATGCCGTCTACCGCGAAACAGGTGCCGTGGCTGAACAACGTGGACAAGAACCAACCATCGTCCCCTCCCCTGAGGGCAATCTTGCTGTCAGCGATGCCGTGGAGGAATCAGGAAAGATTCGAGTCGAGCTGGCAGGCGTCCCCAACGAGTTAATCGAAGAGTTCTCCACCAGGTCACGAGCCATAGAAAATGAAAAGAACCGGCTCCTCAAAGAGTGGGAAGACTCTAACGGAAGGCCAGCACCAACAGAGGTGATCATCCGTCTTCGGCAACAAGCAACGCTGAGTACACGAACTGCCAAAGTCAGTGATGCACAACCCTTGGCGGTCAAGATGACCAACTGGCGCGAACGCACCCGGGCCCTCGGGCTCAACCCGAAGCAGGTTGTGGCCGCAGCCATAGGCCACGAAACAACTGTCTTTGAGTCCGGCGCAATCACGTACTCAGCTGTACTGGAGATTGCCGGCCACGTCCTTGCCCAAACTGCCCATAAACGAGCAACCTTCAATCAGGCCAATCTCATTGCCACGACAGAGAAGCTACTGACCACTATCCGTTGCGCCAGCGCTTCGGAACGAAACGAGATCACTCATCAGATCGTAGAGGCGGCAACCGGCATGGCAGCCTCCCTCACTCCAAGAGCTTCCCGGTACATGGACGATGCTGATGCCGTGCTGACCAACCGCGGCCATTCCATCTTCGACTCCCCCGAAACGGCAATCTTCGCCAGCAAGCAGCTGATGAATGATGAAGCATTCCTGATGGGCCTTGCCGCCAACGAGGCCGGCCCCTCTCTCCCAGATCCGTCCAAGGTGCAAGAAGCATTGGGTAACGTCCTCGTCGGAGATAACCACCATCTCAGTTCAGACCAAGCGCGAGCTGCCCTGGAGGTTCTGACCAGCAAGCAAACACTCACAGCAATCATTGGTCCTGCCGGAACAGGAAAGACCACCACGATGCGCGGGATCAAGGAGCTGTGGGAAGCCCACCACTCCCCCGGATCCATCGTCGGCCTTGCCCCTTCAGCTGTGGCGGCCGCAGTGCTAGGTGAAGAAGTCGGTATCGCTACGGACAACACAGCCAAGTGGCTGTATGAGTCGGTCGGGGACGGTGCAGCTCGCAGGACCCAACGCTACTTTCAAGCCACCGCCGCAATCACTGCCACGGAAAACAGCATCAAGGCGGCAAGATCCCAAAGCGCCACCTCAACCCCAGCACAACGTACCGCCCAGGCAGAGAAGATCCGACAGCTCACACGAAAACGCCAAGCCCACGCTGCGACCGTGGCCAAATGTGTGGCCGAACAATCCAAATACACCCTTCGCCAGGGCCAACTACTCATTGTCGATGAAGCATCCATGGCAGGAACCACGACCCTGGCAGAACTCGGCGCACAGGCTGACCGTGCAGGAGCAAAGGTTCTTCTCGTCGGGGATCCAGCCCAACTGGAATCCGTGGAAGCCGGAGGAATCCTTGGATGGATGGAACGCGACCACAACGCCTCACACCTCAACCAGGTCTTTCGCTTCAAAGCAGACTGGGAAAAGAAGGCCTCCCTCCAGCTCCGAGAAGGAATCATCGATGTACTCGATGACTACGAGGAAGAACAACGACTCCACTACAGCGAACAAGGTACCGCCGCCGGTGCCGCCTACAAAGCATGGCTGACAGACACCACCGGAGAACCAGGAAAGAGCAGCATCCTCATTGCCGCTGACAATGAATCAGTGGGCGAACTCAACCTTCAAGCTCAAGCAGATCTAACCGCCCTCGGCCGGATCAATCTCGATGTGACAGTGGACGTCAGAAACGCCACAGCCGGCGTCGGCGATGTTCTCTTGGCCCGACAAAACGACCGCAAACTCAAGGATGCCAACGGCGCCTTCATCAAAAACGGCAGCCGCCTGGTCATCACAGAAATCAACCTCGATGGAACCATCGCCGCCACTCGAGAGGAAACAGGAGCAACCATTCAGCTGGGCCCCGACTACCTCGCTGCCAACACTGAGTTGGGATACGCAGTCACAGCCCACCGCGCCCAAGGAGTCACCGTGGACACGGGCCACTGCCTCGTTAAAGACGGCCTCAGCAGAGAGCTATTCTACGTCTCCATGACACGAGGCCGCGAAGGAAACCATGCATACATCGACGTCACCCCCGACGATGAACTCCACAGCCCCGACGAATGGAACCTCTTCCACCAGATGGTTCCCACCCAAGGACGAGAAATCCTCGAAGGAGTCCTGAACAACAGAAACGCTGCGCTCACTGCCCATGAAACGCTCGCTATCGAAGAAGGCAAAGCGAACGACTTGGCCACCATGGTCAGTGAATATGAATACGCCACAACCGCAATAGCCACAGAATCCTTCACCACCTGGTTGACTGCCAATGGCGGACAGGACATTCTCCACCAAATACAACGCGCACCAGAATGGGCCCGACTCATTAGCGCATGGTCTCAAGCCGACCATAACGGGCTCACATCTGAAACGGCGGAACTTCCCCCTCCAGAGTTACTGACTCATCTCCGTTCCCTCCCCGCCAACGGGTCTGCCGATGCTGAACTGATAGATTCCCTGCTCCCAAAAAGCACGGCAGCCAACAGCAGCGACCAGCAGATCCTGAATGACCTGGACAGACGGATCACCACACGCATCGACTACCTCACCAAAACAGCCCTCAGCGAGAGCAAAAAGTACGAAACCATTCCTCTGGGCTACCGGTACGAAGTCGCACGTCTAGACGCCATCTGGACCGAAGTCTCCGAGCAATCACCCAGCGACACAATCTTGGGCAGGACACCACCCAAAAGCGACTGGCGACTCAGTCGCTACTACAAACACCTTAAGGAGCAGCTGCCCGACCTCACAGCTCCCATCCCCGAGATGATCGACCAACCTTGGAACACTGAAGAAGACCTCAAAGAACGCCTGGCAGACCAAGGCTATCTCGATCTATTGGACCAAACACTGCACCCCAATATCGTTGCAGGGAGCGCAAGGGAAACCGATGCTGATCAGTTTGATCCAACCCTGCAGTTGCCAGGGCAAGACAATGCCGCCGGGTTAGACATCTAG
- a CDS encoding helix-turn-helix transcriptional regulator, with product MKNTIADSRKAAKWSQQYLATMLSVSRQTVIALERGKYNPSLPLAFRLARVFNTTIEDLFIDEDLGPELSDPKSSPL from the coding sequence ATGAAAAATACCATAGCTGACTCCCGAAAAGCGGCCAAGTGGTCGCAACAATATCTAGCTACGATGCTGTCCGTCTCTCGACAGACTGTCATAGCCTTAGAACGTGGCAAATATAATCCCAGTCTTCCGCTGGCGTTCCGTCTTGCCCGGGTATTTAACACTACGATTGAGGATCTTTTTATTGACGAAGATTTGGGGCCGGAGTTATCCGACCCCAAATCCTCACCCCTCTGA